The Setaria italica strain Yugu1 chromosome IX, Setaria_italica_v2.0, whole genome shotgun sequence genome has a window encoding:
- the LOC101776209 gene encoding uncharacterized protein LOC101776209 isoform X4 encodes MAHPARPPARHPPNPSLAPTSRPAPAPAVPPSPTTPAARRPETPRRAAQDTPWATCVDGSRNSAPSQYKQDPRLNQIRHANEATSRTKGIVEPDYSDKLKVPRFSGGTYSKPEARVKLIPVEDITYAKHKKPYGRTVGSAALQKRHCRRSVTPPPNSRKVSLVGSKSLTQSPKTSASSYDSCLPRKRPETAETRHPFARGHISSSVTPQITSLKDPASPSCKSSQPLSTNWNTDATPRNLDRMDGTKALARSSSSSILHSQGQSSQKLSAMVNPVSPSPKQMRAPHPSGDPVCTKAGPSSKSLCTPESGKLCSRNINLTPRSAGAPGLQAPIVEPALLSPTSVLSERPIEVYPDTRTAAPVVQEPSVKPVLPSTIPVHNESSTECDNIPPIHSPQYIAPAQHGALLQERNSGASINCSRSSAFCHNIGTPETGTPVILHTKLHKKHDQPEALWKGNFHVTGELIHTCDGLEAHFPLEVCVRVYEASKNMPEILNLEAIPLSQLWPKQFKMEPPDGGDIGLWFVSSHERFIYYRPHRSFDHLLEKVASHTGLLTKVGDTELAIFSSLLLSPNYQRKNGELYFWGVFGKRIRKKRCQPSNHIKNVKISNPSQSNEDSCNKYEEVGARLNVTKGKGTENNESDIGITLGARGNPTDVTENKERGRDNYEGIAKLLDLTGGKETDRVNDCMAVVGTPDSNPASSCSAPAASLLNGCCSHDSANKSIFSLEDSACQPAYRSSASSDLMLDIPPGFSLDVPPGVTKAHCRLPIEAAAVSGANAPPSLILDTPPGFPTDIPPGFTEAHRRLPAGPATRACTPGTEKKPLIRFSLNVTRPVKMEVPPGFTALHEVKKEPVLPAADKATEKQTLYSFASAACSMEKAGKEDEMEIMDNEVKVEHDDNSEEREVPKIRRLSDLYRGPSDITEFPEHAFLPDKFQEQAPNKQMHQRKRGRRASPEPSPADITTGRPNVNGRIALNDSAGQGNGKVRCVCASSEGRAALPTRASGDHPDSKSISCRCVVCSEEFPSQ; translated from the exons ATGGCGCATCCGGCGAGGCCACCAGCGAGGCACCCGCCGAACCCTAGCCTCGCCCCCACCtcccggccggcgccggcgccggcggtgcccCCGTCTCCGACGacgccggccgctcgccgccccgaAACGCCACGGAGGGCCGCGCAG GACACACCTTGGGCAACATGTGTTGATGGTTCAAGAAACAGTGCCCCCTCTCAGTACAAACAAGATCCAAG ACTTAATCAAATTCGTCATGCTAATGAGGCAACGTCCAGAACCAAGGGAATTGTAGAACCAGACTATTCAGATAAGCTCAAGGTGCCTAGATTTTCTGGTGGTACATATTCAAAGCCTGAGGCAAGAGTGAAGTTGATTCCCGTGGAAGATATTACCTACGCAAAACATAAGAAGCCATACGGTAGAACTGTTGGCTCAGCTGCGTTACAGAAAAGACATTGCAGACGAAGTGTTACACCACCACCAAATTCACGTAAAGTATCTCTTGTGGGATCCAAATCACTCACTCAAAGTCCTAAGACATCAGCATCATCCTATGACTCGTGTTTACCCCGTAAAAGACCTGAGACAGCTGAAACTAGGCACCCATTTGCTAGGGGGCACATAAGTAGCTCTGTCACCCCCCAAATTACTTCTCTGAAGGACCCTGCATCGCCCAGTTGCAAATCTTCACAacctttgagtactaattggAATACTGATGCTACTCCTAGAAATCTAGACAGAATGGACGGTACAAAAGCACTTGCCAGGAGCTCCAGTTCGAGTATTTTGCATTCTCAAGGCCAGAGCAGCCAAAAACTATCAGCAATGGTAAATCCTGTGTCTCCTAGTCCCAAGCAAATGCGTGCTCCGCATCCAAGTGGGGATCCTGTGTGTACGAAGGCAGGACCTTCTTCTAAGAGTTTGTGCACACCAGAGAGTGGAAAGTTGTGTAGTAGAAACATTAATTTGACCCCAAGAAGTGCTGGAGCTCCTGGATTGCAAGCTCCTATTGTGGAGCCTGCATTGCTAAGCCCAACATCTGTGCTTAGTGAAAGGCCCATTGAAGTTTATCCTGATACAAGAACTGCTGCTCCTGTTGTGCAAGAACCAAGTGTAAAGCCTGTATTGCCGAGCACAATACCTGTGCACAATGAATCTTCCACGGAG TGCGACAATATTCCTCCAATACACAGCCCTCAATACATAGCTCCTGCGCAACACGGTGCATTGTTGCAAGAAAGAAACTCAGGGGCATCAATTAACTGTAGCAGATCTTCAG CATTTTGTCATAACATTGGTACTCCGGAAACAGGTACACCAGTAATTTTACATACGAAGCTGCACAAGAAGCATGATCAACCAGAAGCCCTCTGGAA gGGTAACTTTCATGTTACTGGAGAACTGATACATACTTGTGATGGACTTGAAGCCCATTTCCCTTTGGAAGTCTGTGTCAGAGTTTATGAAGCTTCAAAGAACATGCCTGAAATTTTAAACCTGGAGGCTATACCTCTTTCCCAGCTGTGGCCAAAACAATTCAAGATGGAACCCCCGGACGGGGGGGATATTGGACTATGGTTTGTGAGCAGTCATGAAAG atttattTATTACAGGCCTCACAGGAGTTTCGATCATCTTCTTGAAAAAGTTGCTTCACATACTGGTCTCTTGACCAAAGTTGGTGATACTGAATTGGCAATATTTTCATCGTTGTTGCTGTCACCAAACTATCAGA GAAAAAATGGTGAATTATATTTTTGGGGTGTTTTTGGGAAGCGTATCAGGAAGAAGCGGTGCCAACCCAGCAATCATATAAAAAATGTGAAGATCAGCAATCCCAGTCAGTCAAATGAAGACTCTTGTAACAAATATGAGGAGGTAGGCGCAAGATTGAATGTCACAAAAGGCAAAGGGACAGAGAATAATGAATCTGATATTGGCATAACATTGGGTGCAAGAGGCAATCCAACAGATGTCACAGAAAacaaagagagagggagggacaATTATGAGGGTATTGCCAAGTTATTGGATTTGACAGGGGGCAAGGAGACTGATAGAGTCAATGACTGCATGGCAGTGGTCGGAACTCCTGATTCAAACCCTGCATCCAGTTGTTCAGCTCCTGCTGCTTCTCTTCTTAACGGATGTTGCAGTCATGACTCTGCAAACAAGAGCATTTTTAGCTTAGAAG ATTCCGCATGCCAGCCTGCTTACAGATCTTCAGCTAGCTCAGACTTGATGCTGGACATACCCCCTGGATTTTCTCTTGATGTACCTCCTGGCGTCACGAAAGCTCACTGTCGGCTTCCGATCGAAGCTGCTGCTGTGTCTGGTGCCAATGCACCTCCCAGTCTGATATTGGACACTCCTCCAGGATTTCCTACAGATATTCCTCCTGGCTTTACTGAAGCTCATCGCCGACTACCTGCTGGACCAGCAACTCGTGCTTGTACCCCTGGCACTGAAAAGAAGCCCCTCATTAGGTTCTCTCTAAATGTTACAAGGCCTGTTAAAATGGAAGTTCCACCTGGATTTACTGCACTTCATGAAGTGAAAAAAGAGCCTGTGTTGCCTGCTGCTGATAAGGCCACAGAGAAACAAACACTATATTCTTTTGCATCTGCTGCATGTTCAATGGAAAAAGCTGGGAAAGAAGATGAAATGGAAATCATGGACAATGAG GTAAAAGTTGAACACGATGATAACTCAGAGGAGCGAGAGGTTCCAAAGATTAGGCGGCTTTCAGATCTGTACCGTGGGCCTTCGGACATAACTGAATTCCCCGAGCATGCATTCTTGCCCGACAAGTTTCAGGAGCAGGCCCCTAATAAACAGATGCATCAGAGAAAGAGAGGCAGGCGAGCATCACCAGAGCCTTCTCCAGCAGATAtcaccactggaaggccgaatGTGAATGGTCGAATTGCCTTGAATGACAGCGCAGGTCAAGGGAATGGTAAGGTGAGATGCGTCTGCGCATCCTCTGAAGGTCGCGCGGCTCTGCCTACCAGAGCGTCAGGTGATCATCCGGATAGCAAGAGCATTTCCTGTAGGTGCGTTGTATGCAGCGAAGAGTTCCCATCACAGTGA